From Blastochloris viridis, one genomic window encodes:
- the cbbX gene encoding CbbX protein, producing the protein MNVPASPPPSETAPAVDLKAMYRDTDIGSLLADLDRELVGLKPVKDRIREIAAFLLVARARENLGLASAPPTLHMAFTGNPGTGKTTVALRMAGILHRLGYVRKGHLVSVTRDDLVGQYIGHTAPKTKEVLKRAMGGVLFIDEAYYLYRPENEKDYGQEAIEILLQVMENQRDDLVVILAGYADRMNTFFSANPGFRSRIAHHIDFPDYSDAELLRIAETMATAEGYRFDDAAKAALTDYIARRRTQPNFANARSIRNAFDRARLRQAVRLFDTDTPVGRDDLMTISAAEILASRIMK; encoded by the coding sequence ATGAACGTGCCCGCGTCCCCGCCGCCGTCCGAGACCGCCCCCGCGGTCGACCTCAAGGCGATGTATCGCGACACCGACATCGGCTCGCTGCTGGCTGATCTCGACCGTGAACTGGTGGGGCTGAAGCCGGTCAAGGACCGCATCCGCGAGATTGCCGCCTTCCTGCTGGTCGCCCGCGCCCGCGAGAATCTCGGGCTCGCCTCGGCGCCGCCGACGCTGCACATGGCGTTCACCGGCAATCCCGGCACCGGCAAGACCACCGTCGCGTTGCGCATGGCCGGCATTCTCCACCGCCTCGGCTACGTGCGCAAAGGTCACCTCGTCTCCGTCACGCGCGACGATCTGGTCGGCCAGTATATCGGCCACACCGCCCCCAAGACCAAGGAAGTGCTCAAGCGCGCCATGGGCGGCGTGCTGTTCATCGACGAGGCCTATTATCTCTACCGCCCGGAGAACGAGAAGGATTACGGCCAAGAGGCCATCGAAATCCTGCTCCAGGTGATGGAGAATCAGCGTGATGACTTGGTGGTGATCCTCGCCGGCTATGCCGACCGCATGAACACCTTCTTTTCGGCCAATCCGGGTTTCCGCTCACGCATTGCCCACCACATCGATTTTCCGGACTATTCCGACGCCGAATTGCTGCGGATCGCCGAGACCATGGCCACCGCCGAAGGCTACCGCTTCGACGATGCCGCCAAGGCCGCTTTGACCGACTATATCGCGCGGCGGCGAACCCAGCCCAACTTTGCCAATGCACGCTCGATCCGCAACGCCTTCGACCGGGCGCGGCTACGCCAGGCGGTGCGGCTGTTCGATACCGACACGCCGGTCGGCCGCGACGACCTGATGACGATTTCGGCCGCCGAAATCCTGGCAAGCCGGATAATGAAGTGA
- a CDS encoding ribulose bisphosphate carboxylase small subunit translates to MRVTQGAFSFLPDLTDDQIKKQVAWCLDQEWAVSIEFTDDPHPRNTYWEMWGNPMFDLQDPAGVMQELAACRAAHPDHYIRLNAFDSSRGWEAVRMSFIVQRPKVEPTFRLERTEVEGRTQRYTLVTVR, encoded by the coding sequence ATGCGCGTGACCCAGGGTGCCTTTTCGTTCCTGCCCGACCTCACCGACGACCAGATCAAGAAGCAGGTCGCCTGGTGCCTCGACCAGGAGTGGGCGGTGTCGATCGAGTTCACCGACGACCCCCACCCCCGCAACACCTATTGGGAGATGTGGGGCAACCCGATGTTCGATCTCCAGGATCCTGCGGGGGTGATGCAGGAGCTGGCGGCGTGCCGCGCCGCCCACCCCGACCACTACATCCGCCTCAACGCCTTCGATTCCAGCCGCGGCTGGGAGGCGGTGCGGATGTCCTTCATCGTACAGCGCCCCAAGGTCGAGCCGACCTTCCGCCTGGAGCGCACCGAGGTCGAAGGCCGCACCCAGCGCTATACGCTAGTGACGGTGCGCTGA
- the bchO gene encoding alpha/beta fold hydrolase BchO, protein MSRLEWQRDGLDWPNRHASHFIQAAGFRWHVQKMGEGPALLLVHGTGAATHSWGGLLPLLAKHFTVVAPDLPGHGFSELPRTSRLSIPGMAHAMAELLQVMDFKPAICVGHSAGVAAVARMTLDRLIDPRLIIGINAAVMPFRGLAGQVLIPVAQMFFRNPLMAYIYAWSADPEKVEKVIVSTGSNIDAKSLELYARLFQNSGHVAGALGMMARWNLAPLVRELPKLSTPITLVVGCNDRTVQPDEAVEVAATMWPQAKVIPLKGLGHLAHEERPPEVADVIIQEARLAGILGA, encoded by the coding sequence ATGAGCAGGCTGGAGTGGCAACGCGACGGCCTCGACTGGCCCAATCGGCACGCCAGCCACTTCATCCAAGCTGCCGGCTTCCGTTGGCACGTCCAGAAGATGGGCGAGGGGCCGGCGCTGCTATTGGTGCATGGCACCGGGGCTGCCACCCATTCCTGGGGTGGGCTGTTGCCGTTGCTCGCCAAGCATTTCACCGTGGTCGCGCCGGACCTGCCGGGCCACGGCTTCAGCGAATTGCCGCGGACCAGCCGGCTGTCGATCCCCGGCATGGCCCATGCAATGGCCGAGCTGTTGCAGGTGATGGATTTCAAGCCGGCGATCTGCGTCGGCCATTCCGCCGGCGTCGCGGCGGTCGCGCGCATGACGCTCGACCGCCTGATCGATCCACGTCTGATCATCGGCATCAATGCCGCGGTGATGCCGTTCCGCGGCCTGGCCGGGCAGGTGTTGATTCCGGTGGCGCAGATGTTCTTCCGCAATCCGCTGATGGCGTACATCTACGCCTGGAGCGCGGACCCGGAGAAGGTCGAGAAGGTGATCGTCTCGACCGGCTCGAACATCGACGCCAAATCACTCGAGCTCTACGCCCGCCTGTTCCAGAACTCCGGTCACGTCGCCGGCGCGCTCGGCATGATGGCGCGCTGGAACCTGGCGCCGTTGGTGCGCGAACTGCCCAAGCTGAGCACGCCGATCACCCTGGTGGTCGGGTGCAACGACCGCACGGTCCAGCCGGACGAGGCGGTCGAGGTCGCAGCGACGATGTGGCCGCAGGCCAAGGTGATTCCGCTCAAGGGTCTTGGCCACCTCGCGCACGAGGAGCGTCCGCCGGAGGTCGCCGACGTCATCATCCAGGAGGCGCGCCTTGCCGGCATCCTGGGGGCGTGA
- the ispH gene encoding 4-hydroxy-3-methylbut-2-enyl diphosphate reductase: MAKPCGVCAGVRRAVETIERALVVYGPPVYARHEIIHDRHAVDELQARGAVFVDDLSAVPDGAVVVFGAHGVAEEAEHDCERRGHDVIDATCPLVLKLHKEARRLADRGYDVVVVGRAGDDEVDAIASRIPGRVHVVSHLADVERLEVADPARVAYLLQTTLGGLDTVDIVAALKHRFPRLATQDGDACSAVHDRERAALKLARRVDAVFVVGSGSAVTTRRLLEIVAASGVPTRLVENAGAIEHGNIDGLTAVGLAAGPSTPDKLVDAVVARLKMLRPVEIDVLDGVEEFVRFRLPSRLRHAGERSSPGLGGAPLAPGAALSHDR, translated from the coding sequence GTGGCGAAGCCGTGCGGCGTCTGCGCCGGCGTTCGTCGAGCGGTCGAGACCATTGAGCGCGCGCTCGTGGTGTACGGCCCGCCGGTCTATGCCCGCCACGAAATCATTCATGATCGCCATGCCGTCGACGAGTTGCAGGCGCGCGGCGCGGTGTTCGTCGACGACCTTTCCGCCGTTCCGGACGGCGCCGTGGTGGTGTTTGGCGCCCACGGCGTGGCCGAGGAGGCCGAGCACGACTGCGAGCGCCGCGGCCACGACGTCATCGACGCCACCTGTCCGCTGGTGCTGAAGCTCCACAAGGAAGCCCGCCGGCTGGCCGACCGCGGCTACGACGTGGTGGTGGTCGGCCGCGCCGGCGACGACGAGGTCGACGCCATCGCCAGCCGCATTCCCGGCCGTGTCCATGTCGTGTCCCACCTCGCCGACGTCGAGCGGCTGGAGGTGGCCGATCCCGCCCGCGTCGCCTACCTGCTGCAGACCACGCTCGGCGGTCTCGACACCGTGGACATCGTGGCCGCGCTCAAACATCGCTTCCCGCGCCTGGCCACCCAGGACGGCGACGCCTGCTCGGCGGTCCACGACCGCGAGAGGGCGGCCCTCAAGCTCGCCCGCCGGGTCGATGCGGTGTTCGTGGTCGGTTCGGGGTCCGCGGTCACCACCCGCCGCCTGCTCGAGATTGTCGCCGCCAGCGGCGTGCCGACCCGGCTGGTCGAAAACGCCGGCGCGATCGAGCACGGCAACATCGATGGGCTCACCGCGGTCGGCCTCGCCGCCGGTCCCTCCACTCCGGACAAGTTGGTCGATGCGGTGGTGGCGCGGCTGAAGATGCTGAGGCCGGTCGAGATCGACGTGCTCGACGGTGTCGAGGAATTTGTCCGTTTCCGTCTCCCCTCCCGCTTGCGTCACGCCGGCGAGCGGTCCTCACCCGGCCTCGGCGGGGCGCCGCTGGCGCCCGGTGCCGCCTTGTCTCACGACCGTTGA
- the bchI gene encoding magnesium chelatase ATPase subunit I translates to MRVVFPFTAIVGQEEMKLALLIAAVDPSVGGVLAFGDRGTGKSTAVRALAALLPKMKAIVGCPYGCDPANEANYCYSCRERVANGETLKSKQVQVPVVDLPLGATEDRVVGALDLERALAKGEKAFEPGLLARAHRGFLYIDEVNLLEDHLVDLLLDVAASGENVVEREGLSIRHPARFVLIGSGNPEEGELRPQLLDRFGLSVEVRTPGDIKTRIEVVRRRDAFEHDPEGYVAHWKKQDEKVRKKLSTARERLPEVKVPDAALERAATLCMSLGTDGLRGELTLIRAARALAALDGAGEVTDDQLKRVAPSALRHRLRRNPLDEVGSTVRVERAVTEMFGE, encoded by the coding sequence ATGCGCGTCGTGTTTCCTTTTACCGCCATCGTTGGCCAGGAGGAGATGAAGCTCGCCCTCCTGATCGCCGCGGTCGACCCGTCGGTCGGCGGCGTTCTTGCCTTCGGCGATCGCGGCACCGGCAAGTCTACCGCCGTCCGCGCCCTGGCGGCGTTGCTTCCCAAGATGAAGGCCATCGTCGGCTGCCCCTATGGCTGCGACCCGGCGAACGAGGCCAATTATTGCTATTCCTGCCGCGAGCGGGTGGCGAACGGCGAGACGCTGAAATCCAAGCAGGTGCAGGTGCCGGTGGTCGATCTGCCGCTCGGCGCCACCGAGGATCGCGTGGTCGGGGCGCTGGATCTGGAGCGCGCGCTGGCCAAGGGCGAGAAGGCGTTCGAGCCGGGCCTGCTCGCGCGGGCCCACCGCGGCTTCCTCTACATCGATGAGGTCAACCTGCTCGAGGACCACCTGGTCGACCTTCTGCTCGACGTCGCCGCCTCCGGCGAGAACGTGGTCGAGCGCGAGGGCCTGTCGATCCGGCACCCGGCGCGTTTCGTGCTGATCGGCTCGGGCAACCCGGAAGAGGGCGAGCTGCGCCCGCAGCTGCTGGACCGCTTCGGCCTCTCGGTCGAAGTCAGGACGCCGGGGGACATCAAGACCCGCATCGAGGTGGTGCGCCGGCGCGATGCGTTCGAGCACGATCCGGAGGGCTATGTCGCCCACTGGAAGAAGCAGGACGAGAAGGTTCGCAAGAAGCTCTCCACCGCCCGCGAGCGGCTGCCGGAGGTCAAGGTGCCCGACGCCGCGCTGGAGCGCGCGGCAACGCTGTGCATGTCGCTGGGCACCGACGGCCTGCGCGGCGAGCTGACGCTGATCCGCGCCGCGCGGGCGCTGGCCGCGCTCGATGGCGCGGGCGAGGTCACCGACGATCAGCTCAAGCGCGTCGCGCCCTCGGCGCTGCGCCACCGCCTGCGCCGCAATCCGCTGGACGAGGTCGGCTCGACCGTGCGCGTCGAGCGCGCTGTGACGGAGATGTTCGGGGAATGA
- a CDS encoding form I ribulose bisphosphate carboxylase large subunit, translating to MPHDTATPAAIKDAKSRYKAGVLKYAQMGYWDGDYVPKDTDLLALFRVTPQDGVDPIEAGAAVAGESSTATWTVVWTDRLTACDTYRAKCYKVDPVPGQPGQYFVYVAYDLVLFEEGSIANLTASIIGNVFSFKPVKAARLEDMRLPVAYVKTFKGPPTGIVVERERLDKFGRPLLGATTKPKLGLSGKNYGRVVYEALKGGLDFVKDDENINSQPFMHWRDRFLYCMEAVNKAQAATGEVKGHYLNITAGTMEEMYRRAEFAKDLGSVIVMVDLVVGWTAIQSIAEWARANDMLVHMHRAGHGTYTRQKNHGVSFRVIAKWLRLAGVDHLHAGTAVGKLEGDPKMVQGYYKVCRDRKSEVDLERGLFFEQDWADIRPVMPVASGGIHAGQMHQLLDLFGDDVVLQFGGGTIGHPMGIEAGATANRVALETMVLARNEGRDIRTEGPEILVEAAKWCQPLRAALDTWGEVTFDYTSTDTSDFVPTASVA from the coding sequence ATGCCGCATGACACCGCCACGCCCGCCGCCATCAAGGACGCCAAGAGCCGCTACAAGGCCGGCGTCTTGAAATACGCCCAGATGGGCTATTGGGACGGCGACTACGTGCCGAAGGACACCGACCTTCTGGCGCTGTTCCGCGTCACCCCGCAGGATGGAGTCGACCCGATCGAGGCCGGTGCCGCCGTCGCCGGCGAGAGCTCCACGGCGACGTGGACGGTGGTGTGGACCGACCGGCTGACCGCCTGCGACACCTACCGCGCCAAGTGCTACAAAGTGGACCCGGTTCCGGGACAACCGGGCCAATATTTCGTCTACGTCGCCTACGATCTGGTGCTGTTCGAGGAAGGCTCGATCGCCAACCTCACCGCCTCGATCATCGGCAACGTGTTCTCGTTCAAGCCGGTCAAGGCCGCGCGCCTCGAGGACATGCGGCTTCCGGTTGCTTATGTGAAGACCTTCAAGGGTCCGCCGACCGGCATCGTGGTCGAACGCGAGCGGCTCGACAAGTTCGGCCGGCCGCTGCTCGGCGCCACCACCAAGCCCAAGCTCGGCTTGTCGGGCAAAAACTATGGCCGGGTGGTCTATGAGGCGCTGAAGGGCGGGCTCGACTTCGTCAAGGACGACGAGAACATCAATTCCCAGCCGTTCATGCACTGGCGCGACCGCTTCCTCTACTGCATGGAGGCGGTGAACAAGGCCCAGGCCGCCACCGGCGAGGTGAAGGGGCACTACCTCAACATCACCGCCGGCACCATGGAGGAGATGTACCGCAGAGCCGAATTCGCCAAGGATCTCGGCTCGGTGATCGTGATGGTCGACCTCGTGGTCGGCTGGACCGCGATCCAGTCGATCGCCGAATGGGCCCGCGCCAACGACATGCTGGTCCACATGCACCGCGCCGGCCACGGCACCTACACCCGCCAGAAGAACCACGGCGTGTCGTTCCGCGTCATCGCCAAGTGGCTGCGCCTCGCCGGCGTCGACCACCTCCACGCCGGCACCGCGGTCGGCAAGCTGGAAGGTGACCCCAAGATGGTGCAGGGCTATTATAAAGTCTGTCGCGACCGCAAAAGCGAGGTCGACCTCGAGCGCGGGCTGTTCTTCGAGCAGGACTGGGCCGACATCCGCCCGGTGATGCCGGTGGCCTCCGGCGGCATCCATGCCGGCCAGATGCACCAGCTGCTCGATTTGTTCGGCGACGACGTGGTGCTGCAGTTCGGCGGCGGCACCATCGGCCACCCGATGGGCATCGAGGCCGGCGCCACCGCCAACCGCGTCGCGCTGGAGACCATGGTGCTGGCCCGCAACGAGGGCCGTGACATCCGCACCGAGGGGCCTGAGATCCTGGTCGAGGCCGCAAAATGGTGCCAGCCGCTGCGGGCCGCGCTCGACACCTGGGGCGAGGTCACCTTCGACTACACCTCGACCGACACGTCGGACTTCGTGCCGACCGCCAGCGTCGCCTGA
- a CDS encoding LysR family transcriptional regulator — translation MRHATLKQLRLLAAAARTGSFAAAAEASGVTAPAVTMQMKALEAEVGLPLFERDARGLRLTAAGQELNACARRVDLALSDCESAVRALKTLEGGRVVLGVVSTAKYFAPFALAAFARRHPGVETELVIGNRGEIVARFEEGALDVTVMGRPPEDVAVASALIGDHPHLIVASPDHALVGRGPLKPADLKPYPMLTREVGSGTRTLMEQFFRDADVSPRIGMEIGSNETIKQAVMAGLGLAVISGHTVATELADGRLTALPVEGLPLWRKWFVVRPLAKRLMPAAEALCDYLATEGHRFLPKVAGV, via the coding sequence ATGCGCCACGCCACGCTCAAACAGCTACGCCTGCTCGCCGCCGCCGCCCGCACCGGCAGCTTCGCCGCCGCCGCCGAGGCCAGCGGCGTCACCGCGCCGGCGGTCACCATGCAGATGAAGGCGCTCGAGGCCGAGGTCGGGCTGCCGTTGTTCGAGCGCGACGCCCGCGGCCTCCGCCTCACCGCGGCGGGGCAGGAGCTCAACGCCTGCGCCCGCCGCGTCGATCTCGCGCTGTCCGACTGCGAGTCGGCGGTGCGGGCGCTGAAGACGCTGGAGGGCGGCCGCGTCGTGCTCGGCGTGGTGTCGACCGCGAAATATTTCGCGCCGTTCGCGCTGGCGGCGTTCGCGCGGCGGCATCCCGGCGTCGAGACCGAACTGGTGATCGGCAACCGCGGCGAGATCGTCGCCAGGTTCGAGGAGGGCGCGCTCGATGTCACCGTCATGGGCCGGCCGCCCGAGGACGTCGCGGTGGCGAGTGCGCTGATCGGCGACCACCCCCACCTCATCGTGGCCTCGCCCGACCACGCCCTGGTCGGGCGCGGACCATTGAAGCCCGCCGATCTCAAGCCCTATCCGATGCTGACGCGGGAGGTCGGCTCGGGCACCCGCACGCTGATGGAGCAGTTCTTCCGCGATGCCGACGTCAGCCCGCGCATCGGCATGGAGATCGGCTCGAACGAGACCATCAAGCAGGCGGTGATGGCCGGGCTCGGCCTCGCCGTCATCTCCGGCCATACCGTTGCAACCGAACTCGCCGACGGTCGGCTTACGGCCCTGCCGGTCGAGGGCCTGCCGCTGTGGCGCAAATGGTTCGTGGTGCGGCCCCTGGCCAAGCGGCTGATGCCGGCGGCTGAGGCGCTGTGCGACTACCTCGCCACCGAGGGCCATCGCTTCCTGCCCAAGGTGGCGGGGGTGTAA
- a CDS encoding class 1 fructose-bisphosphatase — translation MTQTPHAKPLLEDYLNAWAGNDPLRTAVADTVAALARATAEISGLVAQGPLAGDLAAARIDKGGGDAQKELDVITNSLIQRHLTSAPVAALASEEADVPEALTKGAPLIVAIDPLDGSSNIDTNTSIGTIFSVLPAPANVDPALSEAFLQPGRAQLAAGYAIYGPNTALVLTVGQGTAMFVLDPATRRYVLVFDRMEVPPDAREFAINMSNYRHWDEPIRLYIDDLLKGQDGPRDVDYNMRWLAAMVAEAHRILIRGGVYLYPSDARKGYISGRLRLIYEGNPIAFLMEQAGGAASNGSSPILDLKPTSLHQRVPLVFGSSEKVQRVARYVAAPESIAARSPLFAKRGLFRS, via the coding sequence ATGACACAGACGCCACACGCCAAACCTCTACTTGAGGACTATCTCAACGCCTGGGCGGGGAACGACCCGTTGCGAACGGCGGTCGCGGACACTGTCGCCGCGCTGGCGCGGGCGACCGCGGAGATTTCCGGGCTGGTTGCCCAGGGGCCACTCGCCGGCGACCTCGCCGCGGCCCGCATCGACAAGGGCGGCGGCGATGCCCAAAAAGAACTCGACGTCATCACCAACAGCCTGATCCAGCGTCATCTCACCAGCGCCCCGGTCGCCGCGCTCGCTTCCGAAGAAGCCGACGTGCCGGAGGCCCTCACCAAGGGTGCGCCGCTGATCGTCGCCATCGACCCGCTCGACGGCTCCTCCAACATCGACACCAACACCTCGATCGGCACCATCTTCTCGGTCTTGCCGGCGCCGGCAAACGTCGATCCCGCTTTATCCGAGGCGTTCCTGCAGCCGGGTCGCGCCCAACTTGCCGCCGGCTATGCCATCTACGGCCCCAACACCGCACTGGTGCTGACCGTCGGCCAGGGCACGGCGATGTTCGTGCTCGACCCTGCCACCCGTCGCTACGTGCTGGTGTTCGACCGCATGGAGGTGCCGCCGGACGCCCGCGAGTTCGCCATCAACATGTCGAACTACCGGCACTGGGATGAGCCGATCCGGCTCTATATCGACGATCTGCTGAAGGGCCAGGACGGTCCGCGCGACGTCGATTACAACATGCGCTGGCTGGCGGCGATGGTGGCGGAGGCCCACCGCATCCTGATCCGCGGCGGCGTCTATCTCTACCCGTCCGACGCCCGCAAAGGCTACATCTCCGGCCGGCTGCGGCTGATCTACGAGGGCAACCCGATCGCGTTCCTGATGGAACAGGCTGGCGGCGCCGCCTCCAACGGCAGTTCGCCCATTTTGGACCTCAAGCCGACCTCGCTGCACCAGCGCGTGCCGCTAGTATTTGGCTCGAGCGAGAAGGTTCAGCGCGTCGCCCGATACGTCGCAGCGCCCGAATCGATCGCCGCGCGGTCGCCGTTGTTCGCCAAGCGCGGTCTGTTCCGATCCTGA
- a CDS encoding magnesium chelatase subunit D translates to MTEPAASIPPWVDAVRAAALFAVDPAGLVGIVLRAHAGPVRDRWLEHVRELLPDTVPVRRLPLHITDSRLLGGLDLAATLSAGRPVAEQGLLVDVDGGVLIAAMAERMAGGTAARLAAALDTGEVVLERDGLALRFDTRFGVIALDEGLTPDERPPGALLDRLGVRLDLSAVGTRDAIEQIYEPEDIAEARARLSSVAVGEDVIEALVGVAVQLGIDSIRAPLLALAAARASAALDERDAIGPEDAALAARLVFGARATRLPQIEEPPPPDQPDDDEPEPPDQGEEEEADVQPLEDLILEAAKAAIPDGLLLQLKMFGGRQRQRSSGKAGELHQSKLRGRPIGSRRGDPRAGVRINVVETLRSAAPWQKLRREEPGRVPPQPGKGKRVQPRVEVRRDDFRVTRYKHRSETTTIFVVDASGSTALNRLAEAKGAVELLLADCYVRRDQVAMLAFRGKDAELLLPPTRSLFRAKRCLAALPGGGGTPLAAGIISAALLAEDIRRRGQTPTIVFLTDGRGNIARDGTPGRAKADEDALAAAKMVRAANFTALLVDNSPHAEPRARKLASEMGAMYVALPYADAGAISAAVRATVLPAQRNGAPPR, encoded by the coding sequence ATGACGGAGCCGGCAGCCAGCATCCCGCCATGGGTCGACGCGGTCAGAGCCGCGGCGCTGTTCGCGGTCGATCCGGCCGGCCTGGTCGGCATCGTGCTCCGCGCCCACGCCGGGCCGGTGCGGGACCGCTGGCTGGAGCACGTGCGCGAGCTGCTGCCGGATACCGTGCCGGTGCGCCGGCTGCCGCTGCACATCACCGACTCCCGCCTGCTCGGCGGGCTCGACCTTGCCGCGACGCTGTCGGCCGGCCGGCCGGTGGCCGAGCAGGGCCTGCTGGTCGACGTCGACGGCGGTGTGCTGATTGCGGCGATGGCCGAGCGCATGGCGGGCGGCACCGCGGCGCGGCTGGCGGCGGCGCTCGACACCGGCGAGGTGGTGCTGGAGCGCGACGGCCTTGCCCTGCGCTTCGATACCCGCTTCGGCGTCATCGCGCTCGACGAGGGCCTCACCCCCGACGAGCGGCCGCCGGGCGCGCTGCTCGACCGGCTCGGCGTGCGGCTCGATTTGAGCGCGGTCGGCACCCGCGACGCCATCGAGCAGATTTACGAGCCCGAGGACATCGCCGAGGCCCGCGCCCGGCTGTCGTCGGTCGCGGTGGGTGAGGATGTGATCGAGGCGCTGGTCGGCGTCGCCGTCCAGCTCGGCATCGATTCGATCCGGGCGCCGCTGCTGGCGCTCGCCGCCGCCCGCGCCTCCGCCGCGCTGGATGAGCGCGACGCCATCGGGCCGGAGGACGCCGCGCTGGCGGCGCGGCTGGTGTTCGGCGCCCGCGCCACCCGGCTGCCGCAGATCGAGGAGCCGCCGCCGCCGGACCAGCCCGACGATGACGAGCCCGAGCCGCCCGACCAGGGCGAGGAGGAGGAGGCCGACGTCCAGCCGCTGGAGGACCTGATCCTCGAAGCGGCCAAGGCGGCGATCCCGGACGGCCTGCTGCTGCAACTGAAGATGTTCGGCGGCCGCCAGCGCCAGCGCTCGTCCGGCAAGGCCGGCGAGCTGCACCAGTCCAAGCTGCGCGGCCGGCCGATCGGCAGTCGGCGAGGCGATCCCCGCGCGGGCGTGCGCATCAACGTGGTGGAGACGCTGCGGTCCGCCGCGCCGTGGCAGAAGTTGCGGCGCGAGGAGCCCGGGCGTGTTCCGCCGCAGCCCGGCAAGGGCAAGCGGGTCCAGCCGCGGGTGGAGGTACGGCGCGACGATTTCCGCGTCACCCGCTACAAGCACCGCTCTGAGACCACCACCATCTTCGTGGTCGACGCGTCCGGATCGACGGCGCTCAACCGCCTCGCCGAAGCCAAGGGGGCGGTCGAGCTGCTGCTCGCTGACTGCTACGTGCGGCGCGACCAGGTGGCGATGCTGGCGTTCCGCGGCAAGGACGCCGAGCTGCTGTTGCCGCCGACCCGCTCGCTGTTCCGTGCCAAGCGCTGCCTTGCCGCGCTGCCCGGCGGCGGTGGCACGCCGCTCGCGGCCGGCATCATCTCGGCGGCGCTGCTGGCCGAGGACATTCGGCGCCGGGGCCAGACCCCGACCATCGTGTTTCTCACCGACGGCCGCGGCAACATCGCCCGCGACGGCACGCCCGGCCGGGCCAAGGCCGACGAGGACGCGCTGGCGGCGGCCAAGATGGTGCGCGCGGCCAATTTCACCGCGCTGCTGGTCGACAATTCGCCCCACGCCGAGCCGCGCGCCAGGAAGCTCGCGAGCGAGATGGGGGCGATGTACGTCGCGCTGCCCTACGCCGACGCCGGCGCGATCTCGGCGGCGGTGCGCGCCACCGTGCTGCCGGCCCAGCGCAACGGGGCACCGCCAAGATGA